The genomic segment AAGCTCATAAAAGCCAGTCTTGAATGCCAAAATACAACAACACAGCTATCATTTGGAAGTTTATTTTTTGAATATGTTTTTTTGCAAGTTAAAAATATAACCCAAACAAGTAGATAAAAAACATATACTATCAAATTGATAAATATGCTTTTTTTTATTCTACTATACGAGGTTTCCATATAAGACCATTCTTTTTGGATTGTCAACACGGACTTTAAGGGTCTTACCTAAAAGTTCCTCGCTTCCGTTTACTTGAACCAAAAAGTTATTAAAGCTCCTACCAGCTACTCCACCATTTGCGCGCAACTCTTCAAAATAAACATCAAAAATTTTATCTTTTTGAGCAGCTACAATCTCATCTAGAATTTCAGTATGTCTACTTTGTAAAAAAGTAAGCCTTTCTGAAGCAATATTCTCAGGAACTTGATTTGTAAACTCAGCCGCTTTTGTCATAGGGCGTGGAGAGTATTTAAAGCTAAAAATTTGCTCAAATCTAACCTTTTCTATAACGTCCATTGTATCCATAAATTCTTCATCACTCTCACCCGGAAAAGCAACTATAATATCAGTACTAATGCTAACATCAGGACAAAGTGAGCGAAGTTTTAAAGCTCTATCTAAAAACCACTCCTTTGCATATCCCCTTTTCATCTCTTTTAAGACTTTTGTATTTCCGCTTTGAAGTGGCATGTGCATTGATTTACAAATTTTATCATTTTGGCTAAAAACTTCTAAAAATTTATCATCCATATGCAAAGGATGTGGGCTTGTAAATCTAATACGCTCTAATCCATTTATCTCACTTAACTTTACTAAAAGGTCGCTAAAATCAATTTTTTCGTGGCTACTTGAAAATCTTTTACCATAGTTATTTACATTTTGACCCAATAAAAAAATCTCTTTAGCTCCACTATCAACAGCTTTTTTTGCTTCGCTTAATATCAAATTTAAAGGTATTGAAATTTCATCTCCACGAGTATGAGGAACTATACAATAAGTGCACTTTTTATCACATCCTATTGATATATTTATGTATGACTTGAATGGAGAACCTCTAAACTCACCAAAAGCATAATCACTTTCATCGTAATTTATATCAGTGCTTACAAACTTTGGTGTATTTACAGCGGTTGATATTTTACTGATATTTCTAGCCCCTAAAACAAAATCAACATAAGGAGCCTTTTTAAATATCTCGCCTCCAAGATGACTAGCTGTGCAACCACAAACACCTATCTTTGCACCTTTTTTCTTTACTTTTTCAAAAGCACCTACCTCGCTAAAAAGCTTATGCACAGGCTTTTCTCTAACCGAGCAAGTGTTTATAAGTATCAAATCAGCATCGCTTATATCTTGTGTTAGTTCATAATTTTCTTTGCTTTTTAGCTCTGCGATCATATGCTCGCTATCACGAACATTCATCGCACAACCCAAAGTTTGAATAAAAAGCTTTTTACTCATTACAAGATATGCACTTCATACATATAATCTTTATCATCAAGACCATATTTAACAACACGATGATAAACACTTAAGCCTTTTTCTTCAAAAAACTCAACTAATTCAATAAGTTGTTTATGGCTATTATCTTTATCAAAATAAAAAATTTTCTGACCCTCTTTACTTACGGCAGCTTCAATCTTGTCCAAAGATATTGTTTTTGGCTTTGAACTAAGCTCGGATCTTGCAAGTTTTAACTCCATTTTTTATCCTTCCTTATAACTTTAAGCTGATTAGTATATCAAAAATGGCATAAAACATATATTAAAGTTTTTATTAGTAACAAAATTGTATAATCAGCACAAATCTTCAAAATTTTAAATTCCCTAGAATTTATCATTTATGACTACAAGTGGAGAAAAAATGGAAAGAATTTCAGATATCATAGAATCAATAGCAAATGAAAAAAATTTGGATATAGAAGATGTAAAGGAGCGTGTAAAAAGGGCTCTTATAAATACAGCAAAACATGTTTATGGCCATAACTACGAGTATGATGTTGCCATAGATACCAATAAAACAATAAAACTATATCAAAAAACAACAATTATTTATGATGACGATGAGAGATTAGAAGAAGACAACGAACATTTTATAAGCCTAAAAGAGGCAAGAAATATTGACAATAGTGTTGAAGTTGGCGATGAGCTAACATATGAACTAAGCCTTGATAATCTAGGAAGAACAGCTGCACAAACATTGCATAAAGAGCTTGAGTATCATATCCAAAGGCTTGTTGAGGATAAAATTTTTGAAAAATACAATCAAATGCAAGGACAGATAGTTTTTGGAACTGTTGTAAGAGTTGATGAACAAGAAAATACTTTTATCGAGATTGAAGAGTTAAGAGCTATTTTACCAAGAAAAAATAGAATAAAAGGCGAAAACTTTAAGGTAGGAAATGTAGTAAAAGCTGTTATAAGAAAGGTATTTGCTGATAAAAATTTAGGCATAAAAGTTGAGTTAAGCAGAACATCTCCAAGATTTTTAGATGCTCTTTTAAAGGCTGAAGTGCCGGAAATAAACGATGGTGGAATCATAATTCAAAATAGCGCAAGAATACCGGGAGAAAGAGCTAAAGTAGCGCTTTCATCAGTATCTCCCATGATAGATCCAATTGGCGCTACTGTTGGAACAAAAGGTGTTAGAATAAATGCTGTAAGCAAAGAGTTAAATAATGAAAATATTGATGTAGTTGAGTATTCAAGCGAACCTGTTATTTTCATAACAAGAGCTATGAGTCCAGCGATAATTAATTCAGTTACAATAGAAGGACAAAAAGCTATAGTTTCTCTCGTAAGTGAACAAAAAAGTAAAGCTATAGGAAAAAGCGGTATAAATATAAGGCTTGCAAGTATGCTTACCGGATATGAGATAGAATTAAGAGATCTTGGAGCAAGTTCTTCTGAATCACAAGAGTCAAATACTATGACAAAAGATTTAAAAGCTTTATTTGGGGATTTATAATAATTGTTTTATAAAATCAGTGGTAAAACCACTGATTTATTTTTACATTTTTTTAAACACGTAAAACTTAGCCATAGGTCCTGTAACTTCTTTACCTTCAGCATCTAGCATTTTTAAACTTTTATTATCCACTCTAAACATACTTGTTTTATTGTATTTATTTACAACTGTAACAATATCACCTTTTACGTTATAAGTTCCGCTTGATTTTTCTGTATATTGTTCACCGCCTTTATACTCCATTAAAGACTCGAATTTACCATCATTTTTTAATACTAAAGTAGTATCTATAGCTTCGCAAGAAGCGCAAGGTAAGACAGCCTTATAAACACCAGCAACACTATACATATCGTAACTTGAAACAACCTTATCCTGCATATCGTTGTTCATAGAAGAACTGCTATTATTTATAGCACAACCTGCAAATAAAGCAACTGTACAAACAGCTAAAAAACTATTTTTTATTTTCATCAAATATCCTTTTTTAAAAAATTTTACGTTATTATATTCAAATGTCTTAAAAATTAGATTAATAAAGCACTATTTATTTATATTTTTTGATTTTTTTGAAGCTAAAATCACAGTATCTATAACCAAACCTCTAAAACCACTATTCTCTAAATATCTCAAGGCCTCTATTGTGGTGCCGCTAGGAGAACAAACTTTGTCTTTTAAAACAGATGGATGCATGCCTATTTTATTTATCATATATGCGCTTGAAGATACTGCATCTGCTGCTATTTTTATAGCCAAATCTTTTGGTAACCCCTCAAATACAGCACCATCAGCCAAAGCATCTACAAACATACAAACATAAGCCGGAAGCGAACCTGATATACCTACAAATGCATGCATTTGTTCTTGGCTTATCTGATAAACTACACCAAAACTTTCAAGAAGTTTTATCGTATTTTTTTTATCATTTTCATTGCAATTTTCATCAAAACAAACACCAGTTACAGATCTTAAAACACTAGCTGGTGTATTTGGCATAGCTCTTACTACTTTTGTATCTAAACCAAGTATATCTTTAATATCTTCTATAGTAATACCAGCTGCTATACTTAGCAAAATAGACTTTTTATCAAAAAATGGCTTTATTTTTTCTAACAACTTAGTATAAGAGTTTGGTTTAACAGCTAGGATTAAGATATCAGCTACCTTTGCAACACCGCACTCATCATCACATATATTTATACCAAGCTCTTTTAATCCATCTAATTTATCTTCATTTTTATCAAAAACAAAAATATCTTGTGGCTTTACAAAATTTGAGCTTTTTATACCATCTGTTATGGCTTTACCCATATTTCCAAAACCTATAATTCCTATTTTCAAAACTGCTCCCTTATTTGTCCATGACCATAAACTACATATTTTTTTGAAGTAAGCGCTTCAAGCCCCATAGGTCCTCTGGCATGCATTTTTTGAGTAGAAATGCCTATCTCAGATCCAAAACCAAACTCTCCACCATCGCTAAATCTAGTAGAAGAATTTGCATACACAACAGCACTATCTATCAGATTTAAAAATTTATTTATATTATCATAATCTTTGCTTAATATACTTTCTGAATGAAGTGTTGAGTTTTGATTTATGTATGAGATAGCTTCAACTATATCTTTCACTACTTTTACAGATAAAATCAAATCCAAAAATTCAGTAGAGAAATCCTCTCTTGTGGCTTTTTTGACATTATCAAACCCTTGAAAATTTTCAAATATTTTTTCATCTATTCTAAACTCAACATTTTCAAGTAAATTTAATAATATAA from the Campylobacter pinnipediorum subsp. pinnipediorum genome contains:
- the miaB gene encoding tRNA (N6-isopentenyl adenosine(37)-C2)-methylthiotransferase MiaB, which gives rise to MSKKLFIQTLGCAMNVRDSEHMIAELKSKENYELTQDISDADLILINTCSVREKPVHKLFSEVGAFEKVKKKGAKIGVCGCTASHLGGEIFKKAPYVDFVLGARNISKISTAVNTPKFVSTDINYDESDYAFGEFRGSPFKSYINISIGCDKKCTYCIVPHTRGDEISIPLNLILSEAKKAVDSGAKEIFLLGQNVNNYGKRFSSSHEKIDFSDLLVKLSEINGLERIRFTSPHPLHMDDKFLEVFSQNDKICKSMHMPLQSGNTKVLKEMKRGYAKEWFLDRALKLRSLCPDVSISTDIIVAFPGESDEEFMDTMDVIEKVRFEQIFSFKYSPRPMTKAAEFTNQVPENIASERLTFLQSRHTEILDEIVAAQKDKIFDVYFEELRANGGVAGRSFNNFLVQVNGSEELLGKTLKVRVDNPKRMVLYGNLV
- a CDS encoding HP0268 family nuclease, which translates into the protein MELKLARSELSSKPKTISLDKIEAAVSKEGQKIFYFDKDNSHKQLIELVEFFEEKGLSVYHRVVKYGLDDKDYMYEVHIL
- the nusA gene encoding transcription termination factor NusA, which encodes MERISDIIESIANEKNLDIEDVKERVKRALINTAKHVYGHNYEYDVAIDTNKTIKLYQKTTIIYDDDERLEEDNEHFISLKEARNIDNSVEVGDELTYELSLDNLGRTAAQTLHKELEYHIQRLVEDKIFEKYNQMQGQIVFGTVVRVDEQENTFIEIEELRAILPRKNRIKGENFKVGNVVKAVIRKVFADKNLGIKVELSRTSPRFLDALLKAEVPEINDGGIIIQNSARIPGERAKVALSSVSPMIDPIGATVGTKGVRINAVSKELNNENIDVVEYSSEPVIFITRAMSPAIINSVTIEGQKAIVSLVSEQKSKAIGKSGINIRLASMLTGYEIELRDLGASSSESQESNTMTKDLKALFGDL
- a CDS encoding copper resistance protein NlpE, with protein sequence MKIKNSFLAVCTVALFAGCAINNSSSSMNNDMQDKVVSSYDMYSVAGVYKAVLPCASCEAIDTTLVLKNDGKFESLMEYKGGEQYTEKSSGTYNVKGDIVTVVNKYNKTSMFRVDNKSLKMLDAEGKEVTGPMAKFYVFKKM
- the proC gene encoding pyrroline-5-carboxylate reductase; this encodes MKIGIIGFGNMGKAITDGIKSSNFVKPQDIFVFDKNEDKLDGLKELGINICDDECGVAKVADILILAVKPNSYTKLLEKIKPFFDKKSILLSIAAGITIEDIKDILGLDTKVVRAMPNTPASVLRSVTGVCFDENCNENDKKNTIKLLESFGVVYQISQEQMHAFVGISGSLPAYVCMFVDALADGAVFEGLPKDLAIKIAADAVSSSAYMINKIGMHPSVLKDKVCSPSGTTIEALRYLENSGFRGLVIDTVILASKKSKNINK